One Triticum dicoccoides isolate Atlit2015 ecotype Zavitan chromosome 3B, WEW_v2.0, whole genome shotgun sequence genomic window, ACATGAAGTTTGATGAAGAATCCCATGGTCAGCCATGAAAGCCCCAAAAATGTTGTTCACATACTCCGTTCCATTGTCCGTCCTGAGCACCTTGACCTGTACCTGAAACTGGTTCTTTACAAGAGCATGGAAGTTCTGAAAACAGCTAAACACCTCATCCTTGTGACGCATCAAGTAAATCCAAGTCATGCGAGAATAGCAGTCAATAAAGGTAGCAAAATACTTCTTCCCATTCATTGACACCACTGGGCTAGTCCATACATCCGAATGAATAAGCATAAAAGGAGATATGCTCCTGAGCCCCTTACTCACATATGAGGCCCGTGTGTGTTTTGCATATTCACAAGCATCACATGTCGGCTTGCCTTTGCCTATTCCACACATAACATCCGGAAATATTCTACTCATCTTATCAAAAGATACATGCCCCATCCTACAATGATGGATCATCGCCTGCTTCTCCTTATCCTCCATGGTCGCAGCACACACCAAGTCCGGCTGCACCTCCTGGTCCATGTACCAGAGCCCCCTACGCCTGGTGCCAGTCCCAACCGTCTGGCTCGTCTGTCGCACCTGAATCAAGCAACCGAACTTGTCAAGGATCACATGACAGTCCATTTGATCAATGAGTGCACTGAAAGAGACCAAATTGACAGGAAAGGCTGGCACATGTAAAACTGACGATAGGGAAATGGTCGGAGTACACTTTACTGTACCAACCCCTATGACTGGTTGTTTTGTGCCATCAGCCGTTTGTATAGTGCCCGTGTGAGAGGGAGGATGCTTAGTGTAAGATTCGAACACACATGAGTTACTAGCAACATGCTTAGATGCTCCAGAGTCAAGAACCCACTCTGGAGCACTCTCATTAGTAGCAAGAGATGCTCTTTCCGGATTACCTTCATCAGTGGAGGCCCAGTGAGCAAAGTCTCCATAGACAACATCATCTACATCTTTGCCTTTGGACGTCCCAGTGTCTCCTGCAACGGCCATGTGAGCCCTCTGACCCCCTGAGTGTCCTGAGTAGCCACCTCTACCTCTAGAAGCCTGGCTCCATGAGGTCTCTGAGTATCCACCTCTGCCTCTAGCACTTCTACCTCTGCCTGCTCCCCCTCTGTTATATCCCCTGCCTCTGCCACGAGTTGGACATTCTCTCTTCCAGTGACCTACCTCCCCACAGATATGACATTTGGTGGGATCTCCCCACTCCATGCGCTCAGTGACTGCAAATGTCGAAGCTGGCACAACCTTCATGTCTGCATGCTCAAGGGATAGGCGCACCTCCTCTTGAGTCATCGCTGCAATAGCCTCAGGAATGGTAGGCAGACTAGGTTGGTGCAATAGGGAAGCCTTCCTGCCATCAAAGCAACCTTTGAGGCCAGCCAAAAATTTCAGCACACGCCTGCGTGCCATCCACTTATGCCCTGACTCGATTGAAGCCGCATCATAGAGTTCCAAGGGATCACAGTTATCCTGGTCAGCCCACAGAGCCTGCAGTTCTGCCACGTATGTCATCACTGACATGCCATCATCTTGACGCAGCAACCTAATCTTGTCCTCAATCTGAGCAATGAGCATGACATTGCCCTTGCCAGAGTATTGAGTGGACAGAATCTTCCATATCTCAGCAGGTGAGGATAGCCCCTCCACAGAGCGTCCAATGGAGGGCACCACGGAGTTCAACAACCACACCATAAGTACAGAGTGGATGACCTTCCACCTCTTGCCCTCTGCACTACTCTTGTCCCTTGGTTCTACAACGGTGCCCAACAAATATCCATCAAGCTCCTGCTGCTCCACAGCCCACAAAGCCCTTCTGGACCAGCTCAAATAATTTGTTGCCCCCTCTAGCTTCATGTCCAGGGGCGACATTTCAAGCTTTTGAGCCACTCCCTGTCGAGGAACGATGGCCCCAGAGTTGGACTCCGCGAGGATCTTAGCGAGCTTCTCCAAAGCCTCGGCAAGACCAGTTGGTTCAGCCATTGTTTGGCGGGATAAGCAGCAACAGCAAAACTCAGCAACACCTCTTCTTCTCTTTCCAACCAGCAGCAGCTCAGCTTCAGCAACACCTCTTCTTCTCTTTCCAACCAGCAGCAGCTCCTCGCAGGAATAAGCTCCAGCAcctcctcttccctctccccctcagCAGCACCAGCAGTAGCAGCAACAGAGTCAGCAGCAGCAAACACGCAGCCTCCAGGACCACAGCGCCCAGCAGCAGCTCCTCTCCTCTCgatcactcccctttctactctccGCTCAGCAGCACCACAGCGCACGTAGGACGCACGCACTCCTTCTCTCCACTGGTGCTCCTCCTCTGCTCCTCTGCCTGCTGCCGCTCAGCACACGCACGCCAGCAACCACCCCGAGCAGCTCCTCTTCCTCTGCAGCCGCCCGAggacgaggaagagcccgagcaggGGCTCTGCCTCCGGtccaagaagcagcagcagcagccgcccgCGCAGCTCTGCCGGGCCGCTCCCCGCGTCTCTCGTGCGTGCAGCTCTCCGCAGCCTCCCGCCGCGcgcgccagatccgccgccacctcgccggacgTCGCCGCCGTCTCCTTAGGCCCCGCCGTCGCTGGCCTCTGATACCATGTTGAGATGAGAGGGGGAGTACCTACAGAGAGGAGGGCAGGTGGTGTCTGGTGACTCACGAGTAGTTCCTCTCGTCTCTGGCGGCTCTCACCGGGGCAGGGGGAAGAGGGGCTCCTCTTCTAGGTCAGCACCTCTCATGGGCTTGGGCCCAAGAGACAGATCTTGATGGGCTAGGGCCCATACCGGTTCAACACATTGTCAGGGAGAAAGCCGCCGGGACGAGCCCTGCCCTATATGCCTGGACTGCCCTGCTGATGGTGCTTCCCTCCGGCATCTGCCCTGTGCACACAAATTCCATAAAGAGGTACACATGCATTCTGTATATTGGAGCTGCTCCGGGTTCTAAATTTCCATTCTAACATATTTTTGTGGGTGCGATTTTCTTCAACTGCAGCACCTGTTGGAATATATAGCATGAAAAATAGATTAGGAGCCATTTCGACACTCCTGGCGCCGCAGTGCGTAAACAACTTTGTAGTGTTGCGTTACACAATGCTGGCCGGCTCTCTCTGAGCAGTGAGCAGAGGGTGTTTGAGTGATGCGGagcctctctctctatctatctcttcTGTTGCCTGCGAGAAACAGGGTATCGCAAATATTGTATTCCTTTTTGCTGCAATTTTTGTGCAGGGGAGATGTGTGATATAGCCTGATTTCCATGTCGTGTGGGCCCTGTCCTGTAGTAGTCAAGGGGATGAAAGGTTTATTCTGCTGCAGACTTGTAGTTCATCGGTTCTGGGATCCTGAAGTAGGAGTACTATTATCTTTGTTATATCTGGCCCTCGAGCTGAAAGCATCCAACCTGATTCTTCAGTAATTTGTTCCATTCCATAGACTGTCATGCCTGGCAACCATAAGCTCGAACCAGTAAATTGTTCAGAATTTCGTGTTACTCTGCACCTGCCAAGGGTAACttgcaaaaaaaaaacatcacAATCGGGTCGAAGTTATCAATGCTTCGGAAAAAGCCCACCAGAAAACATGCATTTTGATGGATGTTTGATGACTTTTGCTCGATTATGGTGGTCTTTTGCAATTTACTCACCTGTGCCAAGCACATCCCCATTCTTTACACCATCAGCTGTATATAATCATGGTGCGATAAGGCAATGGAGGTGAAAATTACTGCTCCTATGCAACTCGGAAATGTATATTTTCCCACGCTGGCAAGTGGCAACTAGAGTAGATATTTTCCAGCAGTTCTGCAGGCTCGATACGCTGATAACTCGCGGACGCGACTCGTCGCGCCACCACACGACGCCTCTCTCCCGTTCACCCGTCCCGATTCCGGATCACTCCCTcagtccctctcctctcctctccactcCCACGCCGAGATATTTCACGCGGCCCGCCCGCCATGTCGCTGCTCGCCGTCGTCACCAGCCGCGCCGCGGCCGTGCGCCCGCTTCGCGCCTCGGCGGCctcgggagaggcggcggcggccgccgcggaCCAGCCGGCGGAGCGGAGGCCGGTGAAGATAATACTGCCCAAGAAGAAGCCGCAGAAGTGGTCCACGGGGATGGAGCCAGGGTCGTACGGCGGCGGCCCGACCACCATCAAGCCGCGCAAGTACTGGATGGGGAAGGAGGACCGCGACCCCATTGGCAACACCGACGACTTCATCTGGAACAAGAACTTCCTCCCCCACATGGAGCGCGTCATCGCCAACGGCGGCACCGACACGCCCGCCACCATCCCCCGCGTCACGCCGGTAAGCCCATCCCCGCTCCCGGCCGGGCAGCAAGCAAGCGCGCGTCTTAGTCCCGCTCAGTGAATTTGTTTCATTTGTTTCGAGCGTAAATGTTCTGCAGTGGGGGTTCTTATTCTAAGCTCCTAACCAAGCAATTCGTTTGAGCAGGCGGACGAGGACTCAGGGTTTCTAAGCATCAACCGCGCAATGGACCTTGACAGGTTACTCTTACCTCACCTCATCTCATCTGCTCCACACTTGGTGTCCCGACAATCGTTTCGCGGCATTTTGTAACGTAGGGTGTGCGTTGTAGTGTGGATGTTGATCTGAGCAAGGAGCTTATGGCACCAGCCAAGTCAATCTTGCAGACGCAGCTCAAGGCTGCCCGCCGTGGTCGATCCACTAGCGTTGAGGTTATTCGATCAAATGCCTTGCCCTCTGAATGTAGTCTTATTCTCTTGCCTCTTGTGGATGTCAATGAGTTGGGTTCTTGGAATTTGGATGTAGGCTGTCAATAGATCCACCTTCATTAGATGGAAGCTAGCTCCGACTCGACGGGAGCAGGAGCAATGGGACCGAGCGACCAGGGCAAC contains:
- the LOC119276797 gene encoding branchpoint-bridging protein-like — its product is MTQEEVRLSLEHADMKVVPASTFAVTERMEWGDPTKCHICGEVGHWKRECPTRGRGRGYNRGGAGRGRSARGRGGYSETSWSQASRGRGGYSGHSGGQRAHMAVAGDTGTSKGKDVDDVVYGDFAHWASTDEGATDEPDGWDWHQA
- the LOC119276795 gene encoding protein CONSERVED ONLY IN THE GREEN LINEAGE 160, chloroplastic-like is translated as MSLLAVVTSRAAAVRPLRASAASGEAAAAAADQPAERRPVKIILPKKKPQKWSTGMEPGSYGGGPTTIKPRKYWMGKEDRDPIGNTDDFIWNKNFLPHMERVIANGGTDTPATIPRVTPADEDSGFLSINRAMDLDSVDVDLSKELMAPAKSILQTQLKAARRGRSTSVEAVNRSTFIRWKLAPTRREQEQWDRATRATTGGIDVILRESQQKVQLKGDPKVVAAEAREQYLKLKERLQLLTLGIGGIGVVSAYVSYTPEIAASFSAGLIGSLVYLRMLGTSVDSLAGGTKAAAKGAAAQPRLLIPMVLVMMYNRWNAILVPEYGFMHLELIPMLVGFFTYKIAMFTQAIQESIPDVGNREV